The following coding sequences lie in one Arachis ipaensis cultivar K30076 chromosome B05, Araip1.1, whole genome shotgun sequence genomic window:
- the LOC107644376 gene encoding uncharacterized protein LOC107644376, with protein MSHKKKDGTYINEDARVVGEAIEHIEGQDASNKELSQNDSLAQVLGKEHPGRVCGLGFGPCPTQCFRNIPQQSDSGVQIEEYQKEIAELKAEAAEEKAKRQTMEILLRHLIQQQGDDLPPDVAADLEVLGSAPTLSRAR; from the exons ATGTCTCATAAAAAAAAGGATGGCACGTATATAAATGAAGATGCGCGTGTTGTTGGT GAAGCAATTGAGCATATTGAGGGCCAAGACGCATCCAACAAAGAGCTTTCACAGAATGATTCCCTCGCACAAGTTCTTGGAAAGGAGCACCCAGGACGAGTTTGTGGACTGGGTTTCGGACCATGTCCCACTCAGTGTTTTCGTAATATTCCACAGCAGTCAGACTCCGGTGTGCAAATTGAGGAGTATCAGAAGGAGATTGCAGAACTTAAGGCAGAGGCAGCAGAGGAAAAAGCAAAGAGACAGACAATGGAAATTTTGTTAAGACACCTAATCCAGCAACAAGGAGATGATTTGCCACCTGACGTAGCTGCGGATCTGGAAGTTTTGGGAAGTGCACCGACCTTATCTCGTGCAAGATGA